TCCTATCCTGTCTGCTGCCTTTAAAAGGTGAACATTCAGGGTTTTCCGTTTTTCCGGGTTGTCTTGACTCCAATAGTTACCCATGCTTTTCTCAATGGTCACATAATGCTCACCGGCAACTCCGGAATCACCTGAACAGGCAACAATCGAGCGGTGACCTAAAGCATGGAGTCCCTTGTCGATATTATAAATAACCGTCTCAATGGGACCATAACCAAGGTCCGGCTTTATGGGCTGGTTAAGAGTTGCCACGTGCAACACCGTCAGTCTTCTATCTCGCGCTTTTATTGCCATGGCAGGTATAGCTTTATATGAGAATGGTGAGAAATTAATGGAAAGAAATTTTTGATTACATATAATACAACAATAACGAGGCAAATTACAATCCGGGTCCAGTAATAAAAAGCCTCAACCTATGGAAAGGAAGCAATATGATAGACTCTGAACGGTTTTAATTTCGCATTAAACTCACCTGGATGGTGAACTGCGAAATTCCCTCGGTTTTCCAGCCCCTCTCGGTGGTCCGACAAAGCCTTCTTCTTCAAGCAGTTCCATTATCCTTGCCGCCCTGTTATAGCCTATCTTGAACCTCCGCTGAATCGATGATATTGAGACCTCGCCCATGGTCTCGGCATGATCTATCACCTGCTGATAGAGCTCGTCTCCCTCGGTTGAGCCTTCCTCGGCCCTCTCAGCCGTCTCAAGCTGGATTGCATCAAACATTGAAAAGTCCGGTTCTCCCTGTGCCTTTATGAAGGATGTGACGGATCTTACCTCATCTTCAGCTACATAAGCGCCGTGCAGCCGGGTAAGCCTTGCGCCTGTGGCCATAAAGAGCATATCACCCTTGCCGATGAGTTGCTCAGCCCCCTGGGCATCCAGGATTGTCCTTGAATCCACCTTTGTGGTTACCTGAAAGGCTATCCTGGTTGGAAAGTTTGCCTTGATAATTCCGGTGATAACATCAACGGATGGCCTCTGCGTGGCAAGTATGAGATGGATGCCCGAGGCCCTTGCCATCTGTGCGAGACGGACAATGGAGTCCTCGACCTCCTTGGAGGCGGTAAACATCAGGTCGGCAAGCTCATCTATTATAACAATGATGTAGGGAAGCCGTTCTTCTTCAGGGACCTGGCGATTAAAGTTGTCCAGGTTTCTTGCCCCCTGCTCTGCAATGAGCCTGTATCTCCGCTCCATCTCCAGAACCATCTTTTTCAGCGCCAGGGTTGCCTCTTTAGGGTTCGTGACCACCGGGGTGACAAGGTGGGGAATTCCGTCATAGGTGGAAAGCTCGAGCAGCTTTGGATCAATCATCAACATCTTCACCTCTTTTGGGGTGGACTTGAAGAGGATGCTCATAATCATGGAATTAATGGAGACACTCTTGCCTGAACCCGTGGTGCCGGCCACAAGTAGGTGGGGCATCCGGGCAAGGTCTGAGACTATGGGCCTTCCATAGATGTCCTTTCCCAGTGCAATGGTCAGTCTTGACTGGCTCTTCTGGAAGTTTCCCGAGCCTATTATCTCCTTCAGGGGGACTATTCCCATCTGTTTATTGGGTACCTCTATGCCGAGCGGTGTTTTTCCCGGTATGGCAGCAATCCTTATACTGAGTCCGCCCAGGGCCCTTCCGAGGTCGTCTGACAGGGAGACGATTTTGCTTATCTTTATTCCGGGGGAGGGCTCAAACTCATACATGGTGACTACAGGGCCGGGATGGACACGGGTAATCTTGCCGGTTATCTTGAAATCAGAGAGTTTCTCCTCAAGGAGGTGTGCCCGCTCAAAGAGTTCTTCCTTTCCCGGCTTTGCCACAGTCTCGTAAGTGCTCAGGAGTTGCAGCGGTGGAACGACGTATGCACCTGCTTTACGGGTACTCATATCCGGTAATTCCCCGGATTTTTTTTCCTTTACCCTCTCCTGTTTTGTCATCTTTTTTATCATTGGTTGAGAAGGCTCCTCCACTACCTTTATCTTCCTGATCGGCTCGGGTGTATCCTCCTTCTTGTTTTCAAAGACTTTTCTTAATACATCAGATGTGGAAACAGGACTCATTATGATAATGGACGAGAAGAAGACCGAGAGGGTGAAGATATAGGCCCCGGGTAATGAGAGGAGCATTCTGAGTATCACGGATGCCTCTTCTCCCCATAACCCTCCGTAGAAGACGTTGTTTATGCCGAAGGTCTTTGAGATAAGGGAGAGGAGAACTGGGGTGGATATTATAAAGAGGGGAAGTCCTGCGAGCAGTTCCTTCCTCTTCTTCTTGCCCAGCAGCCTCTTGATACCATATAAGATAAGGAAGAGTGGAAAGAGGTAGGAAGTATAGCCTAAAAGGCTGAGCAGGGTATCCGAGATATAAGAACCGATGATTCCGCCATAGTTTTTTGCAGGGCCCCTGCTGTGGGTGAGGAAGGAGGGGTCCCACTTTGAGTAGCTGATGAGGCTCAGTGTAATGTACACACTGAACAGGGTGACCACAACCCCCAATACTTCTTCCTTTATTCTTCTTATTCCCTCAGCCATGATCAGTAATCAGTGATTTAAAGAGTTTTGCATGCAAAATGCGCTTATAATAAATAACCGATAACTATTATACCAGCAAGGGCAAACCTGTAGTAAACAAAGGAGCGAAGACTGAATCGTCTGAAGAACCAGAGCAGGGATTTGATGGTGATAAAACCCGTGACAGCCGAGGCAATAAAGCCGGCGACAAAGAGACTCAAGTCGTAGCTTACCGGGTTTTTCAGCACATGAATTCCTTCAAGCAGCGTGGCTCCGGCAATAACAGGCATTGAAAGCAGGAATGAAAACCTTGCGGATGCCTCTCTCTCAATACCTCCGAAAAGACCGGCTGATATGGTTATGCCGGACCTCGACACACCCGGTATAAGGGCCAGTGCCTGGGCAAGACCTATTGCCAGGGCATTCTTTGTCGTTATAGAGGAGAAAGTCTTTTGACCTTTGTTTCTTTCGGCTATCAGCATGACAATACCAACCACTACGAGTGAGGCAGCTATTACATAAGCGCTCCTCAGGGTTGTTGAGACCGCATCCTTAAACAGAATGCCGGCAACTCCGGCCGGAATTGTGGCTAATATAATCTTCAGCAGCAGGGGTCTCTCCACTGTAAGAAGGCTCAGCCATTGTTTTCTGAAATATACCAGCAGGGCAAGCAGAGTCCCGCCATGAAGTGCGATATCATAGCTCAGGGTGTCGAGACCGCCCTGCCAGCCAAAAAACTTTGGTATCAGTATCAGGTGGGCGGTACTGCTTACCGGAATAAACTCTGTAAGCCCCTGAACGATTCCTAATATTATTGCCTCAATCATAATCTGTAATTATAGCAGTTATGTCATGGGAATTTGAAACCGGGTCAATATTTATTATTTTGAGAGCATGTATCAGGGCGGTATGACGTTCTCCCTTGCAGTTTGAGTATTTTGAAGGCGGCTGTATAAAATAGAGCAATGTTCTTAAATTACAGGAAAGATCTGGAAAGAGTCTTTTTTGATGCCCTCAGGGCTGTTGACCCGTACCTTGCAACAGCAAGGAGGCTGTCGGATTTCAGGGACGCAGCTGGCAATCTGGGTGGCAGGCTCAATATCCTCGGTTTTGGAAAGGCCTCGGCGCGCATGGCACAGGCGGCAGAAGAGACCCTTGCAGGCCTTATATCCAGATCAGTTGTCGTAACCAAATACGGCCACTCCGTTGCCCTCAAAAAGACCGAGATAATAGAGGCCGGACACCCCATACCTGATGCAAACGGGCTTGAGGGGACGGAAAAGATCAGGGCGGTTGCAAATGCCTCTTCTGCAGACGATATAAATATATGCCTTATATCAGGAGGGGGGTCGGCGTTACTGGTTTGTCCCCTTGAGGGTATCAGCCTTGAGGATAAGCAGGAGATTACAGGACTCCTCCTGAATGCCGGGGCCGATATATTCGAGCTCAATACAGTGAGAAAACATATATCCGCTGTCAAGGGTGGAAGGCTGGCTGAGACCCTTTATCCGTCAAGGACGATATCCCTGCTGCTCTCCGATGTTATCGGTGACCGCCTTGATGTAATAGCATCAGGGCCCACGGCGCCGGATGAGACTACCTATCTCGATGCCCTAAATGTACTGAAGAGATATAATCTCATGGATAAGGCTCCGAAGGGTGTTTTAAAGATAATCGAGGACGGTATTGAGGGACGAGTGCCGGATACCCCCGCCCCTGACAGCAAGGTCTTCAGCAGGGTTGAAAACATTATCATTGGCAGTAACAGGATTGCCCTTGAGGCTGCCAGGCAGGAGGCCGGTGATCTGGGCTATAGTGCAGAGATTCTCACGGATTCACTCTCGGGTGAGGCACGGGAGGCTGCAAAGTGGCTTTACAGGGAAGTGATGAAGCGGGGGGAAATAAAAAAGGCGTGTTTTGTCTCGGGTGGTGAGACAACCGTGGTCGTCAAAGGCAGCGGACTTGGCGGCAGGAATCTCGAGTTTGCCCTTGTATTTGCAATGGAGATAGCAGGTACTGAAGGAGTCTCCCTTTTGTCAGCCGGAACAGATGGCACGGATGGTCCCACGGACGCTGCAGGGGCAATTGTGGACGGAGAGACAATACCGAGGGCAAGGGCTATGGGCCTGTCTCCCGAAAAGTTCCTTGAAGAGAATGACTCGTATAATTTCTTCAAACAGGTTGGGGGGCTTTTTATAACCGGTCCCACCGGCACAAACGTGATGGACATACAGATAGTTATCAGGCGGTAAAGCGGGTAAGGAGATTTTTATGGATAAACATATTGTTATATTTACAGACCTCGACGGCACCCTCCTCAGTTATGACAGCTACTCTTTTGAAGAGGCCGCCGATGCCCTTGCGCTTATAAAAGAGAAAAGAATCCCCCTTGTTCTCTGCTCAAGCAAGACCAGGGGAGAGATTGAACTTTACAGGGAGCGCCTTGAAAACAGAGACCCCTTTGTCTCTGAAAACGGTGGCGGAATTTTTATCCCTGTTGGTTATTTCAAAAAATCCCCGGACATTGGTGTCAGGCATGACAACAGATATCGTGTCATAACCATAGGGAAGAGGTACAGTGAGCTGAGGGACGGACTCAGAAGACTGAGGGAGATGGGGTTCGGGGTAAAAGGGTTCGGGGACATGACTGTGGAGGAGATTGTCTCCCTTACCGGACTGAGCCCGGAAGAGGCAAGGTTATCAAAGGAGAGGGATTTTGATGAACCGTTTATTGTAGAGGACGGTACGGATGAAGAGCGGCTCAGGGATGCCGTTCAATCACTTGGTCTGACCTGCACGGTCGGGAGATACTACCATCTTATGGGAGAAAGCGATAAGGGCAAGGCAGTACGGATACTGATAGAGTTGTACAGAAAAGAGTTTGGAGATATCAGGACCATTGCAATAGGTGACAGTCCAAATGACATCCCCATGCTTGAGGCAGTGGATATACCCGTGGTTGTTCAGAAACCGGGAGGTGTTTATGACAGCAGGATCGTTGTCCCTGATCTTGTAAGGGCTGATGGTATCGGACCGGATGGGTGGCGTAAGGTGATTATGGAGCTGATTGGAAATTTTCAGGGTAAATGAGTTATTCTAACAGTCATCTTTACTCTACATTGTCGCTCGATATTTAATCATTTAATCGCTAAGCCAAAAACTAAAAGGGAGTTTTGATATGGAAGAAGCAAGTAAGCAGCCGGATAAAAACCCTGTAGAGCCTGTCAGGATGAACCTGGACAGCAAGTTTAAATTTTCCTGTCATAAAGGGCTTGAGTGTTTCGGGGAGTGTTGCGGAAAGATAACAATATCTCTCACTCCATACGATGTGCTGAGGATCAAAAACAAACTTGGCATTACTTCGGCTGAGTTCCTCTCATTATATACCCGGATTGTTGACCTTAAGAGCACCAAACTGCCCTTTTTCCTGCTCAATATGACAGAGGACGGCAAATGTCCGTTTGTTGGCGAAGATGGCTGTAATATTTATGCAGACAGGCCACTTATATGCAGATACTATCCCATTGGTCTCGGAGCGATGGAAAGCACTGAAGCAGAGAGCGGTGATTTTTATTACCAGATTAAAGATCCCTTCTGCAAGGGGTTTGAAGAGGATAAGGAATGGACGGTTCGTCAGTGGAGAGAGTCCCAGGAGATAGACCGATATGATTTTGTCAACAAGGACTGGTTTGAGATTGTTCTTAACAAGAAACTCCTTGCCGGTGCTGTGGAGCCTGACGAAAAGAGTCAGAGATTGTACATGCTGGGCAGCTTTGATACGGACAGCTTCAGAAACTTTGTCTTTGAGAGCAGGTTTCTTGACCTCTATGAAGTCGATGAGGTAACAATACAGATGATAAGGGAAGATGAGGTGGAGCTGCTGAAGTTTGCACACAAGTGGCTGAAGGGTGTACTCTTTGGTGAGTATATATACCCAAGAAGGGAGCCATAATCTACCTGCAGAGGGTTCTCTTTAACTCGGAATATATTACCTTGCCGATCTCAAGCCCCATATCAATTATCTCGGGTCCGTATCTCTTTCCTGTCTCTGTCCTGAATGTCTCCTTTATGCGTTCAATATACTCAATACCTTTCTTGTAATTTTCGAGAAATACCTCGGGAGAGATATTGCCGAACTCAAGCATGTCCCAGACGGTCTTCGTGAAGTTTTCCTGTCCCCACCTGAATTTGTCTGCATCGTAGAGTGCATTGCTTACCAGTCTTCCATACTCATCCTCCGGAGCTACAACTGTCGTGAATGCCTCATGGTTTCTTATGGCCATGGCAATATAGCGCTTGAATCTGCTGTCAATGCCGGAGCAGACCAGTATCCGCATGGCTTCCTCGCTGCCGGCTATGGCATGGTTTTCATTTCCCCGCTTGATATCATGGAGGAGTCCTGAAATATGTGCGGTAACAATGAGTTTTTCGATTATATCCTTGGAGATACCCATTTCCCCCCCCTCTATTATTACGAGGGCTCCTGCATCTACGGCAACGGCCTTTGAGTGCTCATAACCGTGCCCCATCCCTTCCTGGATAATGTCTATATGACTTATACACTGTTTCAGTATCACATTGTCCTGCAAGCATTGAAGGGATTCCTGAAGCTCTTTTTTAAAGACCCTGTAGAAGGAAGGTGTTCCCTGTGAGGCTGCCATCTCTGAGGCCATTGTTCTTAAAGGAGTGTAAAAATCACCAGTCATTATATATATTAAGATTTAATACGGATATTATGTCAAGAAGGGGCCTGTTTGGTTTTTTGTTATTTTACAGGGATTTGGAGTATAATACACGTCACGAAAAACAAATCCGGGATATGTATTGGTTAACAATGAGTTGTAGCAGGGCTTGGAAAAGATAGCTGAAGTCTGTTAAAATGGGTGCCGGGTGAAGAAGACAAATCAGAGGGGCAGGGCAGAACCCGCGGGCCCCATGTATCTGCTTGCTATGAAAGGGGGAGCTGATGGATTTTAAGGGACAGGTAGCTGTGGTTACCGGGGCAGGCCGGGGCATCGGTCAGGCTATAGCTGAAAGCCTTGCAACCCTGGGAGTTAATATTGCAGTTGTTGACCTTAGCGCTGATGATGCCGGAGCAGTTGCAGAAGGCCTTGTCAGAATGGGTGTAAGGGCAATTCCTGTAACTGCTGATGTGTCAAGTGCTGATAGTGTCAAGGATATGTTCAGCACTGTGGTAAAGGAGTTCGGCGGTATGGATATCCTTGTCAACAATGCAGGTATTACCCGTGATGCCTTACTGCTGAGAATGAAGGAAGAAGACTGGGACAGTGTGATAGACGTTAACCTTAAAAGTGTTTTTCTCTGCTCAAAAGAGGCAGTAAAGATAATGTCAAAGAGGCGTTATGGCAGGGTTGTCAATATTGCATCCGTTGTTGCCTTTATGGGCAATCCCGGTCAGGCCAACTACTCTGCCTCAAAGGCCGGCATTGTCGGACTGACCAAGACCATTGCAAGGGAGTATGCCGGCAGGGGGATAACGGCAAATGCAGTGGCCCCGGGGTTTATCATGACTGCAATGACCGAGAAACTGCCGGACAATGTAAAGGATGAGATGAAGAAAGCAATACCAATGGGAAAGATGGGGACTGTACAGGATGTTGCCAATGCCGTGGTCTTCCTGTCATCTCCTGATGCCGGGTATATCACGGGACAGGTGGTTCATGTAAACGGCGGTATGTACATGTAATAACTGAAACCGGTTGATGTCCGGTTTTTGTGTTTATATCAGGTGCTTTGTGCCTGGACAAGTCGTGGGCCGAAGAGAAACGCAGTTCGGTTCTTAATCTTATATTTTGGAGGTTGTGAGATGGTAGAGGAGAAAGTAAAGGAACTTATATCAAACCAGCTTGGTGTTGATCTTGCTCAGGTAACACCAGCGGCATCATTTGTGGAAGACTTGGGGGCTGACTCTCTTGATACTGTAGAACTCGTAATGGCGTTTGAGGAGACATTCGGGATTGAGATACCCGATGAGGACGCAGAGAAAATCCTGAAAGTCGAGGATGCCGTAGAGTATATAAAGAACAAGAGCCAGGCGTAGATGAATCTCCGAAGGGTTGTTATAACAGGTCTTGGTCTCATAACTCCCCTTGGCATCGGGGTGGAAGAAAACTGGACTGCTATGTTGGAAGGCAAATCGGGTATCGGGACTATTACGTCTTTTGACTCTTCTCCTCTCCCGGTGCATATTGCAGGGGAGGTAAAAGATTTCGACCCGGCTGATTATATAGAGAAGAAAGAGATAAAAAAAATGGACCGTTTTATCCACTTTGCAATTGCAGCCGCACAGATGGCCATGGATGACTCGGGGCTCAGGATTACCGAGGCCAATGCCGAGAGGGTCGGTGTTGTTGTCGGCTCCGGTATTGGAGGATTACCTGCAATCGAGCATTATCATCAGGCCCTGCTTGAGAAGGGATACAAGCGTGTAACCCCTTTCTTTATTCCGATGTTAATCATAAACCTTGCTGCCGGCAGAGTTTCAATGAGGTTTGGCGCCAAGGGCCCTAATTCTGCTGTTTGTACGGCATGTGCAACAGGCACCCATGCAATAGGTGATGCCTTCAGGATTGTCCAGCGCGGGGAAGCAGATGCCATGATTGCCGGGGGTACAGAGGCGGTAATAGCACCGCTTGGGATGGTTGGTTTTGCCGTTATGAAGGCACTTTCAAGGAGGAATGACGAGCCTGAAAAGGCGAGCAGGCCCTTTGACCGTGACAGGGATGGTTTTGTTATGGGTGAGGGATCCGGGATTGTGATCCTTGAAAGCCTTGAGAGTGCAATTGACCGGGGAGCAAAGATTTATGCCGAGGTAGTTGGATACGGTATGACCGGAGACGCCTATCATATTACATCCCCTGCCCCGGGAGGTGAAGGGGCTGTGAGATGCATGACAATAACCCTTAAGGATGCCGGGGTTTCACCTGATGAGGTGGACTATATAAATGCCCATGGGACTTCCACGAAATTCAATGATGAAGTTGAGACAGAGGCCATAAAAACGGTCTTTGGCAAGCACGCGTATGAGATGGTGGTGAGTTCCACCAAGTCCATGACAGGCCATCTCCTTGGCGCTGCCGGAGGTGTGGAGGCTGCTGTCAGTGCGCTCAGTGTTTTTAACAACATAGTTCCTCCGACAATAAACCTTGAAAACCCGGACCCGCAGTGTGACCTTGATTACGTTACCAAGACTTGCCGTGAAAGAACTGTTAACTATGCACTTTCAAATTCTTTTGGATTCGGTGGTACAAATGCCTGTCTCCTTTTCAAGAAGTTTGAAGAAGCTTGAGTCTGCCCTTGATTATACGTTTCGAGACCCCTCTTTGCTCATTGAGGCTGTAACGCATAGTTCTTACTCAAATGAGCACCCTGATGAAGCCCCCACATATAATGAAAGGCTTGAGTTCCTTGGAGATGCAGTGCTGGGACTCTCGGTAGTTGAAGAACTCTTCAGGGTGGAAGAGACGCTTTCGGAATCGGATATGGCCAAGCTCAAGTCTTTTCTTGTCTCAAGGCCTGTCCTGTCCGGGGCAGCACGCGAATTAGAACTTGGCATGGTGCTGAGGCTTGGAAAGGGAGAGGAAGCCTCGGGAGGACGCGATAAAGAGAATATTCTTGCCGATGCCCTGGAGGCAATTGTGGGAGCTGTCTTTATTGACAGTGACTATTATGTTGCAAGGGAGGTAATTCTCCATATAATAGGGAAGAAGATAGAAAACACGATAAAAACACGGAAGTCGCACGATTACAAGACTGAGCTTCAGGAACTCACCCAGGACATTTATGGCTCCTTACCCGAGTACAGGGTTGTGAAAGAAGAGGGAGAAGAACACAACAAGACCTTTACCGTGGAGGTCCTGATAGGGGGTGAATGCATGGGCAGC
This genomic stretch from Nitrospirota bacterium harbors:
- a CDS encoding YkgJ family cysteine cluster protein, coding for MEEASKQPDKNPVEPVRMNLDSKFKFSCHKGLECFGECCGKITISLTPYDVLRIKNKLGITSAEFLSLYTRIVDLKSTKLPFFLLNMTEDGKCPFVGEDGCNIYADRPLICRYYPIGLGAMESTEAESGDFYYQIKDPFCKGFEEDKEWTVRQWRESQEIDRYDFVNKDWFEIVLNKKLLAGAVEPDEKSQRLYMLGSFDTDSFRNFVFESRFLDLYEVDEVTIQMIREDEVELLKFAHKWLKGVLFGEYIYPRREP
- a CDS encoding HAD-IIB family hydrolase, which produces MDKHIVIFTDLDGTLLSYDSYSFEEAADALALIKEKRIPLVLCSSKTRGEIELYRERLENRDPFVSENGGGIFIPVGYFKKSPDIGVRHDNRYRVITIGKRYSELRDGLRRLREMGFGVKGFGDMTVEEIVSLTGLSPEEARLSKERDFDEPFIVEDGTDEERLRDAVQSLGLTCTVGRYYHLMGESDKGKAVRILIELYRKEFGDIRTIAIGDSPNDIPMLEAVDIPVVVQKPGGVYDSRIVVPDLVRADGIGPDGWRKVIMELIGNFQGK
- the acpP gene encoding acyl carrier protein, giving the protein MVEEKVKELISNQLGVDLAQVTPAASFVEDLGADSLDTVELVMAFEETFGIEIPDEDAEKILKVEDAVEYIKNKSQA
- the fabG gene encoding 3-oxoacyl-[acyl-carrier-protein] reductase, whose translation is MDFKGQVAVVTGAGRGIGQAIAESLATLGVNIAVVDLSADDAGAVAEGLVRMGVRAIPVTADVSSADSVKDMFSTVVKEFGGMDILVNNAGITRDALLLRMKEEDWDSVIDVNLKSVFLCSKEAVKIMSKRRYGRVVNIASVVAFMGNPGQANYSASKAGIVGLTKTIAREYAGRGITANAVAPGFIMTAMTEKLPDNVKDEMKKAIPMGKMGTVQDVANAVVFLSSPDAGYITGQVVHVNGGMYM
- a CDS encoding undecaprenyl-diphosphate phosphatase, producing the protein MIEAIILGIVQGLTEFIPVSSTAHLILIPKFFGWQGGLDTLSYDIALHGGTLLALLVYFRKQWLSLLTVERPLLLKIILATIPAGVAGILFKDAVSTTLRSAYVIAASLVVVGIVMLIAERNKGQKTFSSITTKNALAIGLAQALALIPGVSRSGITISAGLFGGIEREASARFSFLLSMPVIAGATLLEGIHVLKNPVSYDLSLFVAGFIASAVTGFITIKSLLWFFRRFSLRSFVYYRFALAGIIVIGYLL
- the fabF gene encoding beta-ketoacyl-ACP synthase II; its protein translation is MNLRRVVITGLGLITPLGIGVEENWTAMLEGKSGIGTITSFDSSPLPVHIAGEVKDFDPADYIEKKEIKKMDRFIHFAIAAAQMAMDDSGLRITEANAERVGVVVGSGIGGLPAIEHYHQALLEKGYKRVTPFFIPMLIINLAAGRVSMRFGAKGPNSAVCTACATGTHAIGDAFRIVQRGEADAMIAGGTEAVIAPLGMVGFAVMKALSRRNDEPEKASRPFDRDRDGFVMGEGSGIVILESLESAIDRGAKIYAEVVGYGMTGDAYHITSPAPGGEGAVRCMTITLKDAGVSPDEVDYINAHGTSTKFNDEVETEAIKTVFGKHAYEMVVSSTKSMTGHLLGAAGGVEAAVSALSVFNNIVPPTINLENPDPQCDLDYVTKTCRERTVNYALSNSFGFGGTNACLLFKKFEEA
- a CDS encoding DNA translocase FtsK 4TM domain-containing protein: MAEGIRRIKEEVLGVVVTLFSVYITLSLISYSKWDPSFLTHSRGPAKNYGGIIGSYISDTLLSLLGYTSYLFPLFLILYGIKRLLGKKKRKELLAGLPLFIISTPVLLSLISKTFGINNVFYGGLWGEEASVILRMLLSLPGAYIFTLSVFFSSIIIMSPVSTSDVLRKVFENKKEDTPEPIRKIKVVEEPSQPMIKKMTKQERVKEKKSGELPDMSTRKAGAYVVPPLQLLSTYETVAKPGKEELFERAHLLEEKLSDFKITGKITRVHPGPVVTMYEFEPSPGIKISKIVSLSDDLGRALGGLSIRIAAIPGKTPLGIEVPNKQMGIVPLKEIIGSGNFQKSQSRLTIALGKDIYGRPIVSDLARMPHLLVAGTTGSGKSVSINSMIMSILFKSTPKEVKMLMIDPKLLELSTYDGIPHLVTPVVTNPKEATLALKKMVLEMERRYRLIAEQGARNLDNFNRQVPEEERLPYIIVIIDELADLMFTASKEVEDSIVRLAQMARASGIHLILATQRPSVDVITGIIKANFPTRIAFQVTTKVDSRTILDAQGAEQLIGKGDMLFMATGARLTRLHGAYVAEDEVRSVTSFIKAQGEPDFSMFDAIQLETAERAEEGSTEGDELYQQVIDHAETMGEVSISSIQRRFKIGYNRAARIMELLEEEGFVGPPRGAGKPREFRSSPSR
- a CDS encoding glycerate kinase, translating into MFLNYRKDLERVFFDALRAVDPYLATARRLSDFRDAAGNLGGRLNILGFGKASARMAQAAEETLAGLISRSVVVTKYGHSVALKKTEIIEAGHPIPDANGLEGTEKIRAVANASSADDINICLISGGGSALLVCPLEGISLEDKQEITGLLLNAGADIFELNTVRKHISAVKGGRLAETLYPSRTISLLLSDVIGDRLDVIASGPTAPDETTYLDALNVLKRYNLMDKAPKGVLKIIEDGIEGRVPDTPAPDSKVFSRVENIIIGSNRIALEAARQEAGDLGYSAEILTDSLSGEAREAAKWLYREVMKRGEIKKACFVSGGETTVVVKGSGLGGRNLEFALVFAMEIAGTEGVSLLSAGTDGTDGPTDAAGAIVDGETIPRARAMGLSPEKFLEENDSYNFFKQVGGLFITGPTGTNVMDIQIVIRR
- the rnc gene encoding ribonuclease III; amino-acid sequence: MPVSFSRSLKKLESALDYTFRDPSLLIEAVTHSSYSNEHPDEAPTYNERLEFLGDAVLGLSVVEELFRVEETLSESDMAKLKSFLVSRPVLSGAARELELGMVLRLGKGEEASGGRDKENILADALEAIVGAVFIDSDYYVAREVILHIIGKKIENTIKTRKSHDYKTELQELTQDIYGSLPEYRVVKEEGEEHNKTFTVEVLIGGECMGSGKGRSKKEAQMKAANEALKRLTIDD